One window from the genome of Salvia miltiorrhiza cultivar Shanhuang (shh) chromosome 7, IMPLAD_Smil_shh, whole genome shotgun sequence encodes:
- the LOC130994092 gene encoding uncharacterized protein LOC130994092 — MAWAEEAYWSMGGLNVKRHRLQGRIEGNVERLRVQREQIFKRSPIPNKSVKKPAASRRQEDEIDKTPSPPRAPVAIKRRRVVGLLDEDEEEEVVAAKRGPVRKLGDDFERVARESGMASNAGSESGGAAAAAARTRSKSGKTSLSSDEVERKGEKKKLVKGGRKIGAAVVAAASGIRSSPRLSKMR, encoded by the coding sequence ATGGCGTGGGCGGAGGAGGCGTACTGGTCCATGGGCGGCCTCAACGTCAAGCGCCACCGCCTCCAGGGCCGCATCGAGGGCAACGTCGAGAGGCTCCGCGTGCAGCGGGAGCAGATCTTCAAGAGATCCCCAATTCCGAATAAATCCGTCAAAAAACCGGCCGCCTCTCGCCGCCAGGAGGACGAGATCGATAAGACTCCCTCCCCACCGCGCGCTCCGGTGGCGATTAAGCGGCGCCGGGTGGTCGGATTGCTGGACGAGGACGAGGAAGAGGAGGTGGTGGCGGCGAAGAGAGGCCCGGTGAGGAAATTGGGGGATGATTTTGAGAGGGTGGCCAGGGAAAGCGGGATGGCGAGCAACGCCGGCAGCGAAAGTGGAGGcgctgcggcggcggcggcgaggacGAGGAGTAAGAGCGGTAAGACGAGTTTGAGTAGTGATGAAGTGGAGAGAAAGGGGGAAAAGAAGAAATTGGTGAAGGGAGGGAGGAAGATTGGGGCTGCGGTGGTGGCTGCCGCATCCGGAATTAGAAGCTCGCCACGGTTGTCGAAGATGCGTTGA